A window from Anser cygnoides isolate HZ-2024a breed goose chromosome 1, Taihu_goose_T2T_genome, whole genome shotgun sequence encodes these proteins:
- the P2RY2 gene encoding P2Y purinoceptor 2: protein MANLTTPAWTRVLNSSLGPGGVEDNTYKCIFDEDFKYVLLPVSYGIVCVVGLFLNLLALYGFIFRIKTWNASTTYMFNLAVSDTLYVVSLPLLVYYYAMGDNWPFGVGLCKIVRFLFYTNLYCSILFLLCISIHRFLGICFPLKSLRWGHVRYARRVSVVVWAVTVVCQSPVLFFVTTSIRRDTITCHDTSSKDLFGQFVIYSSVMLVLLFCIPFLIIIVCYCLMARRLLQPTWGISRLSRSKKKSVKMIIIVLVVFIVCFLPFHVTRTLYYSFRSWDLSCQTLNAINLAYKVTRPLASTNSCLDPILYFLAGQRFMKFAGNKMPGKPQNEMALGIVPNSPLGTSNDTDTIAKGVKS, encoded by the coding sequence aTGGCAAACCTTACAACTCCAGCCTGGACCCGAGTCCTCAACAGCTCCTTGGGGCCAGGCGGCGTGGAGGACAACACCTACAAGTGCATCTTTGACGAGGACTTCAAGTATGTCCTGCTGCCCGTCTCCTACGGCATTGTGTGCGTGGTGGGGCTcttcctcaacctgctggccctCTACGGCTTCATCTTTAGGATCAAGACCTGGAACGCCTCCACCACGTACATGTTCAACCTGGCCGTGTCCGACACGCTCTACGTggtctccctgcccctcctggtGTACTACTATGCCATGGGGGACAACTGGCCCTTCGGCGTGGGCTTGTGTAAGATAGTCCGCTTCTTGTTTTACACCAACCTCTACTGCagcatcctcttcctcctctgcatcAGCATCCATCGATTCCTGGGCATCTGCTTCCCACTCAAGTCGCTGCGGTGGGGCCACGTCCGCTACGCCCGGCGGGTTTCAGTCGTCGTCTGGGCGGTGACAGTGGTGTGCCAATCCCCCGTGCTCTTCTTCGTCACCACCAGCATCAGGAGGGACACCATCACCTGCCACGACACATCCAGCAAGGACCTCTTTGGCCAGTTTGTCATTTACAGCTCGGTGATGCTGGTGCTTCTCTTCTGCATCCCTTTCCTCATCATCATCGTCTGCTACTGCCTGATGGCCCggcggctgctgcagcccacgTGGGGCATCTCCCGGCTGTCCCGATCCAAAAAGAAGTCGGTCAAGATGATAATCATCGTCTTGGTGGTCTTCATCGTttgctttctccctttccatGTCACTCGCACCCTGTACTACTCCTTCCGGAGCTGGGACTTGAGCTGCCAGACCCTGAACGCAATAAATTTAGCCTATAAGGTGACGCGGCCCCTAGCCAGCACCAACAGCTGCTTGGATcccattttgtatttcttagcAGGACAAAGGTTTATGAAGTTTGCAGGCAACAAAATGCCGGGGAAGCCTCAAAATGAGATGGCTCTGGGAATCGTGCCCAACAGTCCCCTGGGAACCAGCAATGACACGGACACGATAGCCAAGGGCGTGAAGTCCTAG